The following are encoded together in the Cynocephalus volans isolate mCynVol1 chromosome 4, mCynVol1.pri, whole genome shotgun sequence genome:
- the BAD gene encoding bcl2-associated agonist of cell death: MFQIPEFEPSEQEDSSSADRGLGPSPAGDRPPGPGKRRCPAPGLLGDASHQQGQATSSTHHGGAGAVETRSRHSSYPEGTEVDEGLEEEPSPFRGRSRSAPPNLWAAQRYGRELRRMSDEFQGSFKGLPRPKSAGTATQMRQSSSWTRIIQAWWDRNLGRGGSAPSQ; encoded by the exons ATGTTCCAGATCCCAGAATTTGAGCCGAGTGAGCAGGAAGACTCCAGCTCTGCAGATAGGGGCCTGGGCCCCAGCCCTGCGGGGGACCGGCCCCCAGGCCCCGGCAAGCGTCGCTGCCCCGCCCCAGGTCTCCTGGGGGACGCCAGTCATCAGCAGGGGCAGGCAACCAGCAGCACCCACCATGGAG GCGCTGGAGCTGTGGAGACCCGGAGCCGCCACAGCTCGTACCCAGAGGGAACCGAGGTGGATGAAGGGCTGGAGGAGGAGCCCAGCCCCTTCCGGGGCCGCTCGCGCTCGGCTCCCCCCAACCTCTGGGCTGCACAGCGCTACGGCCGCGAGCTCCGGAGGATGAGCGACGAGTTCCAGGGCTCCTTCAAG GGACTTCCTCGCCCAAAGAGCGCGGGCACAGCGACGCAGATGCGGCAAAGCTCAAGTTGGACGCGCATCATCCAGGCCTGGTGGGATCGGAACTTGGGGAGAGGAGGCTCCGCCCCCTCCCAGTGA